From the genome of Mycteria americana isolate JAX WOST 10 ecotype Jacksonville Zoo and Gardens chromosome 12, USCA_MyAme_1.0, whole genome shotgun sequence, one region includes:
- the CARD11 gene encoding caspase recruitment domain-containing protein 11, with translation MSTQGGEPEMDDCLETLKDEEEALWENVECNRHMLSRYINPAKLTPYLRQCKVIDEQDEDEVLNSLMLPSKINRAGRLLDILHTKGQRGYVVFLESLEFYYPELYKLVTGKEPTRRFSTIVVEEGHEGLTHFLMNEIIKLQQQVKTKDMQRCELLAKSRQLEDERKQLKLNKIELLTFQERYNKMKEERNNYNDELVKVKDENYNLAMRYAQLSDEKSMAVIRSRDLQLEIDQLKHRLNKVEEECKLERNQSLKLKNDIENRPKKEQVLELERENEMMKTKIQELQSIIQADKRSLPDSDKAILDILEHDRKEALEDRHELVNKIFNLQEEIRHVEDLRDKYLEEKEDLELKCSTLGKDCEMYKHRMNTVMIQLEEVEKERDQAFRSRDEAQTQYSHCLIEKDKYRKQIRELEERNDELRIEVVRKEACIVNLECKLRRLSKDNNFHDQSLPRNLPITIISQTFGTPGPKANGQEADDSSTSEESPEDNKFFLPDQARLKRRVNLKGIQINPRAKSPVSMNKTSEFQAVRAQDEDGADASNGRTDTSSSNSVSISNSISSCEVSKIQTLRNRNDSIMSTTPEPPGNDSIVRRCKEDAPHCSLVEEDNDSFGYDALELDDDSHDRQSHGAPSVHSSSSSHQSEGLEAYELEHVNSIFRKFSLERPFRPSVTSVGRIRNSCHTIQRITLNGDSLNSEITLVGGNDKGSFISSVKTGSLAEKAGLREGHQILLLEGCIKGENQSVPLDTCTKEEVHWTIQRCSGPVTLQYKSNHEGYRKLLSELEEGLITSGDSFHIRLNLNISSQLDCCSLSVKCDEIVHILDTMYQGKCEWLCARVDPFTDRDLETGTIPSYSRAQQLLLVKLQRLMHRGSRDETESSYNTLRALRNTLQPEEPAPQNDPKASPRLSRASFLLGQILQFVSRSENKYKRMNSNERVRIVTGWPSDLARTSSEAKKLLPDKLEDLDSESEINKRLSLIPYSLVRPIHCERRRPVLFTPTMLAKTLVQKLLNSGGALEFNICKPDIVTKEEFLRKQRTETIIFSREKNLNTYECIVPANIEAVTAKNKHCLLEAGISCTKDLIKAKIYPIVLFIRVSEKNIKRFRKLLPKPETEDEFLRMCRLKEKELEALPCLYASVEADAWSSIEDLIRTIKDRIGEEQRKTIWIDEDQL, from the exons GAGGAGAGCCAGAGATGGATGACTGCCTGGAGACACTGAAAGATGAGGAGGAAGCTTTGTGGGAGAATGTAGAATGCAACCGGCACATGCTGAGCCGGTACATCAATCCAGCCAAACTGACCCCATACCTACGGCAGTGCAAAGTAATCGATGAGCAAGATGAGGATGAGGTGCTTAACTCACTTATGCTGCCCTCCAAAATTAACCGAGCAG GCCGACTGCTGGACATTCTCCACACCAAGGGCCAAAGGGGCTATGTAGTTTTCTTAGAGAGCCTGGAGTTTTACTACCCTGAGCTCTACAAACTGGTGACAGGGAAAGAACCTACACGGCGATTTTCCACTATTGTTG TGGAGGAGGGACATGAAGGCCTTACCCATTTCCTAATGAATGAGATCATTAAGCTTCAGCAGCAAGTAAAGACAAAAGATATGCAGCGCTGTGAACTCCTGGCTAAGTCTCGCCAGTTGGAGGATGAGCGAAAGCAGCTAAAACTGAACAAGATAGAGCTGCTGACCTTCCAGGAGAGATACAACAagatgaaggaggagaggaacaaCTACAATGATGAGCTGGTCAAGGTGAAAGATGAGAACTACAATCTGGCCATGAGATATGCCCAGCTGAGTGACGAGAAGAGCATGGCTGTGATAAGGAGCCGAGACCTCCAGTTAGAG ATTGACCAGCTGAAGCATCGCTTGAACAAGGTAGAAGAGGAATGCAAGCTGGAGAGGAACCAGTCTTTGAAGCTGAAAAATGATATTGAAAACCGACCCAAAAAGGAACAGGTTCTGGAGCTGGAGCGGGAAAATGAGATGATGAAGACTAAAATCCAGGAGTTACAGTCCATCATTCAG GCTGACAAGCGGAGTTTGCCAGATTCGGACAAAGCCATTTTGGATATTCTGGAACATGACCGTAAAGAGGCACTAGAAGATCGTCATGAGTTGGTCAACAAGATCTTTAATCTCCAAGAGGAGATTCGTCATGTAGAGGACTTGAGAGACAAG TATCttgaagagaaagaagatttGGAGTTAAAGTGTTCAACACTAGGAAAAGACTGTGAGATGTACAAGCACCGTATGAACACTGTGATGATACAGCTAGAAGAGGTGGAAAAGGAGCGAGACCAG GCATTCCGCTCGCGTGATGAGGCTCAGACACAGTATTCACATTGTCTGAttgaaaaagataaatacagGAAGCAGATTCGAGAGCTGGAGGAGAGAAATGATGAACTCCGAATTGAGGTGGTTCGGAAAGAAGCTTGCATTGTTAACCTAGAGTGCAAACTCCGACGGCTCTCTAAGGACAATAACTTTCACGACCAG AGTTTGCCACGGAATCTACCCATTACCATTATCTCCCAGACCTTTGGGACTCCTGGCCCAAAAGCCAATGGTCAGGAAGCAGATGACTCCTCCACTTCTGAAGAGTCTCCAGAAGACAACAAATTCTTCTTGCCTGATCAAGCTCGACTCAAGAGAAGAGTGAATCTAAAGGGAATCCAG ATAAATCCAAGAGCTAAATCCCCTGTCAGCATGAACAAAACATCAGAGTTTCAAG CAGTCAGAGCACAGGATGAAGATGGGGCTGATGCCAGCAATGGCCGCACCGACACGAGTTCCTCAAATTCTGTTTCCATCAGTAACTCCATCAGCAGCTGTGAAGTCAGCAAAATT caaaccctGAGAAATCGCAATGACAGTATCATGTCTACCACTCCGGAGCCTCCAGGAAATGATTCAATAGTCCGACGTTGCAAAGAAGATGCCCCTCATTGCAG cCTGGTTGAAGAGGACAATGACAGCTTTGGATATGATGCTTTGGAGCTAGATG ATGACAGTCATGACAGGCAGTCACATGGAGCTCCTTCGGTgcactcttcctcttcttctcatCAGTCGGAAGGCCTGGAAGCCTATGAGCTTGAACACGTCAACTCCATATTTAGAAAGTTCTCTCTGGAAAG ACCTTTCCGTCCCTCTGTCACATCTGTTGGTCGCATTAGAAACTCCTGCCATACCATCCAGCGCATAACACTGAATGGAGACAGTCTCAATTCAGAGATCACTCTGGTTGGGGGTAATGATAAAGGGAGCTTTATTAGCTCTGTCAAGACAGGATCACTGGCAGAGAAAGCAGGCCTTCGGGAGGGACACCAAATCCTACTG TTGGAGGGCTGCATCAAAGGGGAAAATCAGAGTGTTCCCTTGGATACTTGCACAAAGGAAGAAGTTCACTGGACAATTCAGAGGTGCAGTGGTCCAGTAACACTCCAGTATAAATCAAATCATGAAG GTTACCGTAAACTGCTGTCAGAACTGGAAGAAGGGCTTATCACATCAGGGGACTCATTTCATATCCGCTTGAATCTGAACATCTCCAGCCAGCTGGACTGCTGTTCCCTGTCAGTGAAATGTGATGAGATTGTTCATATTCTGGACACCATGTACCAGGGCAAGTGTGAGTGGCTGTGTGCCAGAGTCGATCCTTTCACGGACAGGGATCTGGAAACGGGGACCATCCCCAGCTACAGCAG AGCCCAGCAACTTCTTTTGGTGAAGCTGCAGCGGCTGATGCACAGAGGAAGCAGAGATGAGACAGAAAGTTCATATAATACCCTTCGGGCACTCCGG AATACATTGCAGCCAGAGGAGCCTGCCCCACAGAATGACCCAAAAGCCAGCCCTCGCCTATCCAGAGCAAGCTTTCTTTTGGGTCAAATATTACAG TTTGTCAGTAGGTCTGAAAACAAATATAAGCGTATGAACAGCAATGAACGAGTCCGTATCGTCACTGGCTGGCCCTCTGATCTGGCACGGACCTCATCTGAAGCAAAGAAGCTGTTGCCTGATAAACTGGAAG ATTTGGATTCCGAAAGTGAAATCAATAAGAGGCTCAGTCTGATCCCTTATAGCTTGGTGAGACCAATCCACTGTGAGCGCAGGCGCCCTGTGCTTTTCACCCCCACCATGCTTGCCAAGACCTTGGTACAGAAGCTTCTCAACTCTGGAGGTGCCCTGGAATTCAACATATGCAAGCCAG ATATTGTAACAAAGGAAGAGTTCTTAAGGAAGCAAAGAACGGAGACTATCatcttcagcagagaaaagaatCTCAACACATATGAATGTATTGTACCTGCCAATATTGAGGCTGTCACTGCCAAG AACAAGCATTGTCTCCTGGAAGCTGGAATAAGCTGCACAAAGGATTTAATCAAAGCCAAGATATATCCTATTGTTCTTTTTATCAGAGTCTCAGAGAAAAACATCAAGAGGTTCAG GAAACTATTGCCAAAACCAGAGACTGAAGATGAGTTTTTACGTATGTGCCGTCTGAAGGAGAAAGAACTGGAAGCACTGCCATGTCTTTATGCCTCTGTAGAGGCAGATGCATGGAGCAGTATTGAAGATCTTATCCGAACAATAAAAGACAGGATCGGA